The stretch of DNA GAGGAGCGACCGCCCCCATCAGCGCCAAGATCATGGTTGCACGTTTCACCGTTTTCGTCCTTTCCGAACCCGGCTGGGCCGGGTGAAGGGGCGCGTCCGAGCTTAAGGTGCTGACACGCCTCAATCGCATTTTCATTCCTCGCTACCGAGCACCTGGCCTTCGGGCGTCACGAACAGCTCGACTGTCTTGCCAGCGCTGTTCCAGTTGCCCATCGGGCCGTGGTCGGGGTCGGGCGGCGATGACGGCCCGAAAAGCCGATCGCCTGATCGTCAGCTTCGTTGCAGGTTCATTTTGTCAAGGGCAGCGCGCAGGCCGCGGGCGAGCTTGGCTGCATCCTGGTTCGCCCAAAAGTGCATGAAGAACAGGCGCGGCTCGTCGTTCAGCATGTGATTGTGCAGTGCCGTAACTTCGATCCCGCTGGCGCGCAGCGCGCGCATGACCGGATCGACCTCGCTCGCTACCAGCACGAAATCGCCGGTGATCGCGGCCTTGCCGCCCCCGGTCGGCTGGAAGTTGATCGCGGTCGCGGTTCCCATCGTGGGCGGCGTGACCATACCGGCATCCATCAACCTTTCCGCGCGCGGGAAGCTGTATTGGAGGACGCCGCCATTCGGCTTGCCCTTGGCCCCCATCACGCCGTCAAGTGCGGCCGTGTTGAGATCGACGGGCGGCGAGCTGCCGGCCCCGGCTGAGGGCGGTTGCGAGTCCCTGGACGGCGCGGCGAGCGGGGTGCGGCTTTCCGCCAGCGCGGCGCGCAACGCGGTCGCGAGCTTCACCGGGTCGCCATGCCCGGCGATGTGCAGGTACATGGTGGCGGGCGCGGAGCGCAGCAGGTGATTGTGGAGCGCGGTGATCGTGAAGCCGCCGGCCAAGAGGCGGCTTATCACCGGGTTCACCTCCTCGTGCGTCAGCACCAGGTCGCCCATCACCATAGTGTCGTCACCCATCGGCTGGAACGCCGCCCAGGAGCCGAGCGCCAGTGCTGGCTTGATCGCCACGCCGTCGAGAGTGACGTGCAGGTCGGAGCGCGGGAAGCCGTAGCGATGGACACCGCCCGCCTGTTCGGTGCCCGGTCGGCCGAGCGCAGCATCGACCTTGTTCCAGTCGGGCGCGGCCCAGGCCGGGGCGGCGAGCGCGGCGAGAACGCCGGCCAGAAGGGGTTTCATCATCCAATCTCTCCTATCATCAGCGCCGGCACGGATAGGCTTCGCGCAACGCGACGGTCTCCCCGCGCTGCGCGTGCGCCGCGGTAGGAGCGATCCCGCCCGAGACGAGCAGCGCCAGCATGGTCCCGGTCAGACGTGACATCGCCCTCTCCTCGCGCGTTCGCCAACCCAAGCATGTCTATGGTTGCATGAACGATGATGCAACCGTTACACTCCAAAATCCGGATGATACAGTTATGACGAACGCCGAACCCAGCCCTTGGTTGCTGTTGATCCCGCAGCTTCCCGCCAAGCCCGCCTATTTGCGGGTGAAGGTGTGGCGGCGTTTGCAGGCGATCGGGGCCGCGCCGCTCAAGAACGCGGTCCACGCGCTCCCCAACCGCGCCGACACTCGCGCGCTGTTCGAGGATTTGCACCGCGAGATTGCCGACAATGGCGGCGAGGCGCTGATCCTAGAGGCGCGGCTGGTAGGTGGCATCGGTGACCCCGAGCTTCGCGGAACTTTCGACGCGGCGCGCGATGCCGATTACGAGGAGCTGGCGCGCGAGGCGCGGACCTTGGCGGAAGGCGAGTATGTTCCCCCCGGCGAGGTTCGCCGGTTGCGCCGCCGGCTGGACGAGATCGCCGCGATCGACTTCTTCGGCGCGCACGGGCGGCAAACGGCCGAGGCGGCGCTTGCCCCGGCGGAAGCCCGGGCGGGCCAGCACCCCGACGTGACCGGGCCGGGCGCGCCCGAGCTGGCCCAGGCCGAGCTTCGCGGGCGCACCTGGGTCACGCGCGTCCACATCCACGTCGACCGCATCGCGTCAGCGTGGTTGATCCGGCGCTTCATCGACCCGGACGCGACCTTCAAGTTCGTGGAGGGCAAGGGTTACGCCCCCGAGCCCGGCGAGCTGCGCTTCGACATGGCGGACGCCGAGTTCACGCACGAAGGCGACCGCTGCACCTTCGAGACGCTGGTGTTCCGCCGAGGGCTCGACGGCGACCCGGCGCTCGTCGCGCTGTCGGAGATCATCCACGACCTCGACATCGCCGACGACAAGTTCGGCCGGCCGGAGACGGCCGGCGTCAGCGCGCTGATCGAGGGGATATGCGCCGCCACGCCCGACGACCCCGACCGGCTCGCGCGAGGCGCGGGCGCGCTCGACGGCTTCTACGCCCACTTCACCAGGCGACGAGGAGAATGACGATGGAGGCGACCGCGACCGCGCCGATCGCAGGCCCGAGCCCGCGGGATCACGGCATCCCCTTCGGCGAAGCGCTGCGGGTCTGGGCCAAGGTTGCCGCCTTAAGCTTCGGCGGCCCGGCCGGCCAGATCGCGATGATGCACCGCGTGCTGGTCGAGGAGCGGCGATGGATCGGCGAGGAGCGGTTCCTTCACGCGCTCAACTATTGCATGTTGCTGCCCGGCCCCGAGGCGCAGCAGCTCGCCATCTACATCGGCTGGCTGCTCCACAAGACCAAGGGCGGGCTTGTCGCTGGCGCGCTGTTCGTGCTCCCCGGCCTGGTCGCGATCATGGCGCTGAGCTGGGTCTATGCGCTGTTCGGCAACGTCCCCTTTGTTGAGGCGCTGTTCTTCGGCTTGAAGGCCGCCGTGCTCGCGATCGTGCTTCAGGCCGTCGTGCGCATCGGCTCGCGCGCGCTGAAGAACAACGTCATGCGCGGGATCGCGGCGGCATCGTTCGTGGCGATCTTCTTCCTTGGCGTTCCTTTCCCGATCATCATTCTTGCGGCCGCCATCGCCGGCTTCCTTGGCGGGCGCGCACGCCACCCCGCCTTCATGGGCGGGGGCAGCCACGGTGCATCGGGCGGCAAGATCGTCCGCGATGCCGAAACCGCGCTTGGCGAGCACGTCCCCGACCACGCCCGCCCCAGCCTCGCATGGTCGCTCCGGATCAGCGGTGCGCTCCTCGCGCTGTGGCTCGCGCCGATTGCGGCGCTGCTCGCGTCAGTCGGACCGGGCAATGTGTTCACGCAGATCGCGCTGTTCTTCTCCAAGATGGCGGTGGTGACGTTCGGGGGCGCTTA from Porphyrobacter sp. YT40 encodes:
- a CDS encoding DUF1259 domain-containing protein, coding for MMKPLLAGVLAALAAPAWAAPDWNKVDAALGRPGTEQAGGVHRYGFPRSDLHVTLDGVAIKPALALGSWAAFQPMGDDTMVMGDLVLTHEEVNPVISRLLAGGFTITALHNHLLRSAPATMYLHIAGHGDPVKLATALRAALAESRTPLAAPSRDSQPPSAGAGSSPPVDLNTAALDGVMGAKGKPNGGVLQYSFPRAERLMDAGMVTPPTMGTATAINFQPTGGGKAAITGDFVLVASEVDPVMRALRASGIEVTALHNHMLNDEPRLFFMHFWANQDAAKLARGLRAALDKMNLQRS
- the chrA gene encoding chromate efflux transporter, with the protein product MEATATAPIAGPSPRDHGIPFGEALRVWAKVAALSFGGPAGQIAMMHRVLVEERRWIGEERFLHALNYCMLLPGPEAQQLAIYIGWLLHKTKGGLVAGALFVLPGLVAIMALSWVYALFGNVPFVEALFFGLKAAVLAIVLQAVVRIGSRALKNNVMRGIAAASFVAIFFLGVPFPIIILAAAIAGFLGGRARHPAFMGGGSHGASGGKIVRDAETALGEHVPDHARPSLAWSLRISGALLALWLAPIAALLASVGPGNVFTQIALFFSKMAVVTFGGAYAVLAYVAQQAVENYGWLRPGEMLDGLGMAETTPGPLIIVTQFVGFMGAFRQATGLPPLLAATLGGLLTTWVTFVPCFLWIFLGAPFIEKLRGNKALSAALAAITAAVVGVVLNLAVWFALHTLFHQVRALPIAGRTLDVPVLSTLDPAALALTVAALVAMFRFKSGVIPTLGACAAAGVALRLSGLA
- a CDS encoding chromate resistance protein ChrB domain-containing protein produces the protein MTNAEPSPWLLLIPQLPAKPAYLRVKVWRRLQAIGAAPLKNAVHALPNRADTRALFEDLHREIADNGGEALILEARLVGGIGDPELRGTFDAARDADYEELAREARTLAEGEYVPPGEVRRLRRRLDEIAAIDFFGAHGRQTAEAALAPAEARAGQHPDVTGPGAPELAQAELRGRTWVTRVHIHVDRIASAWLIRRFIDPDATFKFVEGKGYAPEPGELRFDMADAEFTHEGDRCTFETLVFRRGLDGDPALVALSEIIHDLDIADDKFGRPETAGVSALIEGICAATPDDPDRLARGAGALDGFYAHFTRRRGE